One Cucurbita pepo subsp. pepo cultivar mu-cu-16 chromosome LG09, ASM280686v2, whole genome shotgun sequence DNA window includes the following coding sequences:
- the LOC111801593 gene encoding probable zinc transporter 10, which translates to MASTSLFKFFSISFFLFSLLTTQAVSQSNECETTTNACTNKEKALRLKIIAIFSILIASVIGVCLPLFTRSIPSLHPDRNMFIILKAFAAGIILATGFMHVLPDSFDMLWSNCLKENPWHKFPFSGFVAMMSAILTLMVDSMATSLYTKKHTEVMPENSQGGDQELPIIITSDNKEISSGSQLLRYRVIAMVLELGIVVHSVVIGLSLGATNDTCTIKGLVAALCFHQMFEGMGLGGCILQAEYKWMKKAIMAFFFSVTTPFGIALGIGLSKTYKENSPSALITVGLLNASSAGLLIYMALVDLLSADFMGPKLQGSIKLQVKSYIAVLLGAGGMSLMAKWA; encoded by the exons ATGGCATCCACTTCACTTTTCAAGTTCTTCTCCatctccttctttctcttttctcttctcaCAACCCAAGCTGTTTCACAATCTAATGAATGTGAAACAACAACCAATGCATGCACCAATAAAGAAAAGGCGTTACGACTCAAAATCATCGCCATTTTCTCGATCCTCATTGCGAGTGTGATCGGCGTTTGTTTACCTCTCTTCACTCGATCGATCCCGTCGTTGCACCCTGATAGAAACATGTTCATCATCCTCAAAGCCTTCGCGGCTGGCATCATTCTCGCCACTGGTTTCATGCATGTTCTACCTGATTCCTTCGACATGCTTTGGTCGAATTGTTTGAAAGAGAATCCATGGCATAAGTTTCCCTTTTCGGGTTTCGTTGCCATGATGTCGGCGATCCTTACGCTCATGGTCGATTCCATGGCTACGAGTTTGTATACCAAGAAACATACCGAGGTTATGCCTGAGAATTCTCAAGGAGGAGATCAAGAGTTGCCTATAATTATTACTAGTGACAACAAAGAAATTAGTTCTGGTTCTCAACTATTACGTTACCGGGTGATTGCCATG GTTTTGGAATTGGGAATCGTGGTTCACTCGGTTGTGATTGGTCTATCACTTGGAGCCACAAACGACACATGCACAATCAAGGGCCTAGTGGCTGCTCTTTGTTTCCATCAAATGTTTGAAGGGATGGGTCTTGGTGGCTGCATTCTTCAG GCAGAATATAAATGGATGAAGAAGGCAATAATGGCATTTTTCTTCTCGGTGACAACCCCATTTGGGATAGCCCTAGGAATAGGGTTGTCAAAGACATACAAAGAAAACAGCCCTAGTGCCTTAATCACTGTGGGGTTACTCAATGCTTCTTCAGCTGGCCTCCTCATCTACATGGCTTTGGTGGATCTTCTTTCAGCTGACTTTATGGGCCCAAAGTTGCAGGGCAGCATCAAACTTCAAGTCAAATCCTATATTGCCGTTCTCTTAGGTGCTGGTGGCATGTCTTTAATGGCGAAGTGGGCTTGA
- the LOC111801894 gene encoding probable E3 ubiquitin-protein ligase ARI10 — MERREMFGPAEEDDVEDFRSCCEDHEDVVEDGSEEEDDLDEFSVKMFFKGVSIAEIGDPSSGLSGIGVFMERSGKVPFIQVQKKLDFYVDELVADYLALMDGLVEAIQNGVRSIRAFTDSNTLYNQITNEEEPEIPLLVALKERILEHASTCEAFSLNLSSHSDLEQPFHLAKVAIGVLSCPQKGDTSVENCSICCENKPTAMMVALKCCHKFCSHCMKSYVDGKLETSQVPIRCPQLRCKYYITSNEFKSFLPLTSYESLENALAEANIHSDKIYCPYPNCSILLDPSECLSARASSSSQSDNTCIECPVCQRFICVECCVPWHSSMSCEEFQDIPLEERDIADITLHRLARNKRWRRCQQCRRMIELAQGCYHMTCWCGHEFCYSCGAEYQDGQQTCQCAFWDDDDNSEDLVTHSIQESEQWAWETFNSLPMITDAYSEQERSQLALIQRFLAGGFSLSDHQPYQSPPRCTDSYVDTMKDLHQLPWLERFVSVISDNYYEDYVQ, encoded by the exons atggAGCGTCGTGAGATGTTTGGTCCAGCTGAGGAAGATGATGTTGAAGATTTTCGAAGTTGTTGTGAAGATCATGAGGATGTGGTGGAAGACGGGTCTGAGGAGGAGGATGATCTTGATGAGTTTTCGGTGAAAATGTTCTTTAAAGGCGTTTCGATAGCCGAGATCGGTGATCCGTCTTCTGGTCTTTCTGGTATTGGAGTGTTTATGGAAAGATCAGGGAAAGTCCCTTTTATTCAGGTCCAGAAAAAGCTTGATTTCTATGTTGATGAGCTAGTTGCTGATTATTTAGCTTTGATGGATGGATTGGTTGAGGCCATACAGAATGGCGTCCGCTCTATTCGAGCTTTTACCGACTCCAATACGTTATATAATCAG ATAACAAATGAAGAGGAGCCTGAAATTCCGCTTCTTGTAGCGTTGAAAGAAAGGATTCTAGAGCATGCTAGCACTTGCGAAGCGTTTTCCCTGAACCTTTCGTCGCATTCGGACCTCGAGCAGCCATTTCATCTCGCGAAAGTGGCTATTGGGGTTCTTTCTTGTCCACAAAAGGGAGATACATCAGTTGAGAATTGTTCGATTTGTTGTGAGAACAAACCGACCGCTATGATGGTTGCGTTGAAGTGTTGTCATAAGTTCTGCTCTCATTGTATGAAGAGTTATGTTGATGGAAAATTAGAGACATCTCAAGTTCCTATCAGATGCCCTCAGCTGAGATGCAAATATTACATCACAAGCAATGAGTTTAAATCTTTTCTTCCCTTGACTTCATATGAATCGTTGGAGAATGCCTTAGCCGAAGCGAATATTCACTCGGATAAAATTTACTGTCCTTATCCGAATTGCTCTATTCTGTTAGACCCGAGCGAATGTTTGTCAGCTCGGGCAAGTTCGTCAAGTCAATCGGATAACACTTGTATTGAATGTCCAGTTTGTCAGAGGTTTATTTGTGTTGAATGTTGTGTTCCTTGGCATTCATCAATGAGCTGTGAAGAGTTTCAGGACATCCCATTAGAGGAAAGAGACATTGCTGATATTACCTTACATCGTCTTGCACGAAACAAAAGGTGGCGACGTTGTCAGCAGTGTCGTAGGATGATTGAATTGGCTCAAGGCTGCTACCATATGACATGCTG GTGCGGGCATGAATTCTGCTATTCTTGTGGTGCTGAGTACCAAGATGGGCAACAGACCTGCCAATGCGCCTTTTGGGACGACGACGATAACTCCGAGGACTTGGTTACCCACTCCATCCAAGAATCCGAGCAGTGGGCATGGGAAACTTTTAATTCCCTCCCGATGATAACGGACGCATACTCAGAGCAAGAGAGATCACAGTTAGCACTAATCCAACGATTCCTGGCTGGGGGATTCAGTCTGAGTGACCACCAACCGTATCAATCGCCACCACGATGTACAGACTCTTACGTCGACACGATGAAGGACCTACACCAACTTCCATGGCTTGAGAGGTTCGTTTCCGTGATAAGTGATAACTACTATGAAGATTATGTACAATGA
- the LOC111802702 gene encoding O-fucosyltransferase 23-like produces MDVSSNGKRSVLCLRYLNSRICKCIAILLVLLIVRAIVFPFSSVGRIEENDLVFIRNRSPFRLDKFLEVPQIVWGLNNQKIAFARACLTARMLSRTLLMPSLSASLFYKEVERLEPISFDKIFRYEEFNSRCNGFVRLGRYMDVSNRTKPIEIPKGSGRKWTAERDFEQLKEYSKEPFDQAEVVRIEGKNPFLWHDHWPVKDYAKVFECLVLVDEIEKEADKVISRIREVGSEVRSKLDLSATGAKARMLLQPVPYVAVHMRIEIDWMIHCKKLEKRSKMNQICSSKEEIVNRVGNIIGMKTPTVVYLAVADSLLNDSSISKGWKDGFVPLEKKKLGIDEIYKKYPYLVQSAIDYEVCLRADVFVGNSFSTFSSLVVLERTQKLTKTGVSNLCGTDVRWRSYAYNILGDSNGARRWIADMSDLSLKKISYGSNDTSCR; encoded by the coding sequence ATGGATGTTTCATCGAATGGTAAACGCTCTGTACTTTGCCTTCGTTATCTAAATTCCAGGATCTGTAAATGCATTGCTATACTACTTGTTCTTCTGATTGTTAGAGCTATTGTCTTTCCGTTCTCGAGTGTCGGTCGGATCGAAGAGAATGACTTAGTATTCATCCGAAATCGATCTCCATTTCGTTTAGATAAGTTTTTGGAGGTTCCTCAGATTGTTTGGGGTTTAAACAATCAAAAGATAGCATTTGCAAGAGCTTGTTTGACTGCAAGAATGTTGAGCCGAACTCTTTTGATGCCTAGTCTTAGTGCCTCCCTGTTTTATAAAGAAGTTGAGCGTTTGGAACCGATTTCCTTCGATAAGATCTTTCGATATGAAGAGTTTAATTCTCGTTGTAATGGATTTGTTCGATTGGGACGTTATATGGATGTAAGTAATCGAACAAAACCGATCGAGATACCGAAAGGAAGCGGAAGGAAGTGGACGGCCGAGAGGGATTTCGAGCAATTGAAGGAGTATAGCAAGGAGCCATTTGATCAGGCAGAGGTGGTTAGAATAGAGGGTAAGAATCCATTTTTATGGCATGATCACTGGCCCGTGAAGGACTACGCCAAGGTTTTCGAGTGCTTGGTTTTGGTCGACGAGATCGAGAAAGAAGCAGATAAAGTGATCTCCAGGATTAGAGAAGTAGGATCCGAAGTAAGAAGCAAACTCGACTTGAGTGCTACTGGTGCTAAAGCTCGGATGTTGTTGCAACCGGTACCATATGTTGCAGTCCACATGAGAATCGAGATCGACTGGATGATTCACTGTAAGAAGTTAGAGAAGAGATCTAAGATGAACCAAATTTGTAGTAGCAAGGAGGAGATAGTGAATAGAGTAGGCAACATTATCGGAATGAAAACGCCAACGGTCGTTTATCTCGCGGTTGCAGATAGTTTACTTAACGATTCTTCGATTTCGAAAGGTTGGAAAGACGGGTTTGTACCtttagaaaagaagaaattgggCATTGATGAAATCTACAAGAAGTATCCATACCTCGTTCAGTCAGCAATCGACTACGAAGTTTGCTTGAGAGCCGATGTGTTTGTAGGAAACAGTTTCTCTACGTTTTCGAGTCTCGTGGTGCTTGAAAGAACGCAAAAGCTTACGAAGACAGGGGTTTCGAATCTATGTGGTACTGATGTAAGATGGCGTTCGTATGCATATAACATATTAGGAGATTCAAATGGGGCTCGGAGATGGATAGCTGATATGTCTGATTTGAGCCTCAAGAAAATTAGCTATGGTTCGAACGATACCTCTTGTCGATGA
- the LOC111802377 gene encoding ras-related protein RABF2b — MATSGNKNINAKLVLLGDVGAGKSSLVLRFVKGQFVEFQESTIGAAFFSQTLAVNDATVKFEIWDTAGQERYHSLAPMYYRGAAAAIIVFDITNQASFDRAKKWVQELQAQGNPNMVMALAGNKSDLLDSRKVSAEDAQTYAQENGLFFMETSAKSAANVNDIFYEIAKRLPRVQPVQNAPGMVLDRPAERVASASCCS; from the exons ATGGCCACCAGCGGAAACAAGAACATTAATGCCAAATTG GTGCTTCTTGGTGATGTTGGTGCTGGGAAGTCAAGTCTAGTGTTGCGTTTTGTTAAAGGGCAGTTTGTGGAGTTTCAG GAATCGACAATTGGTGCTGCCTTTTTCTCTCAAACATTGGCTGTAAATGACGCAACTGTGAAATTTGAAATCTGGGACACGGCTGGGCAGGAGAGATACCACAGTTTGGCTCCAATGTATTATAGGGGTGCAGCTGCTGCTATTATCGTCTTCGATATTACCAATCAA GCTTCATTCGATCGGGCAAAAAAATGGGTTCAAGAACTTCAGGCACAAG GCAATCCCAATATGGTCATGGCTTTAGCTGGGAATAAATCAGATTTGTTGGATTCTAGGAAGGTTTCTGCAGAG GACGCCCAAACATATGCGCAGGAGAATGGCCTGTTCTTCATGGAAACCTCTGCAAAAAGTGCTGCTAATGTCAACGATATCTTCTATGAAATAG CTAAGAGATTACCCCGAGTGCAACCGGTACAGAACGCACCAGGGATGGTTCTGGACAGACCTGCCGAAAGGGTAGCAAGCGCGTCATGTTGCTCGTAG